The nucleotide window CATATGcaaataatgttttttttttccttctttttaaTGTGCTTTTTTACTAATcaactatttaaaattatgaatttttatattataagtaCACACACATATAATTTAGGCAATTAAGGTTACAGTGCCTCGCTTTAAAAAGGTTATCACATCGCATTTCGCCTAAGGTCATAGGGTACGCCTTTCACCATAACACTGCACCTATATATGAGTGTTCTAATTTTTGTTgatgaattatttaatttattatttaataattaaattagagaatttagtttaatcaaataactataaattaataatatatatatatatatatatatatatatatatatatattattgatgATTATCTAAGATGTATTTAATAATTGAcacaataaattataataattaaattgatgATTATAATAATAACATTAATTATGTTATAATggctataaattatatatatatttaaagtacattttaaatttataatgatattatttataattttattattttgtgatTATTCatgattatataaatataataaaattaatatattaatattggaCTAATTCACAAGCTAATAAAttcaatttactttttttttttacatataatttattttaaaacaagtttaaataaatttaaaaattaaattaaaatttatttatataataattttaatgtttaaattAGGCGTTTATACTATAAAACTTATTTGatgttattaattattataatttttttgaataaattataaattattctaGAACATTAGAAAGGAAATTATTTTATTGAGTCGAGTATCTAACAAAGAAACATCTGTTAATTCAATGTTCACTTGACACTGAAATTTAAAGCTAAAAAACtacattttgaaaaatatattatttttaatttattattttaaaatttgtatatTTAGGATatgtgaaatttaattttaaattaaaatttaatattatgcaATTAATATGTTTATTAAAATATTTGTTTCAAACTAATAGTCTAGAACTCATAATTGTCCACCCTTCTTTTAAAACGACAACGTTTTTATGTCGATTGTCAAACATTCGTTCCCGGGGAGGGAAAACCTACCTAAGTGCGTGCCACGtggaaataaaaccacttcgacGGCGTTAAGAAAAGGCGAAGTAGCTTTCCTGCCCATCACGCTTAAGAAAAAGCCCGAGCAAAGCACGCCCTCTCTTGATCTCTTCTCTAATCACTCAATAAGATCTCTTATCTCCAATTTCAAAGGTCTGTACCTttaaattttgatcataatatatctctttttaatttatttatttttcttttttttctttatatccgAATTCTGGAATACGGTATCTTAATTGCCCAAATTCGGTTCATCGTCTTCGCTAAATCGGTCTCATTTTCGAAATAGGGTTTTATTTGATCTGATATCGTTGGTTTGTGATAGAGAAGATCGCATCGGCGTTTGATTTGCGGATTGGAGTAAACCATGTTTAACCGGCTCTTTGGAAAACCTAAGCAGGAAACAAATGCTCTAACCACGTTAGACAAATTAAATGAGGTATGATCACCATTGAATTATTGTTTTTTACACATTTTTCTTCTATAATCTTCTTCATCTGTTTTATACTAATTGGACATTTTTCTGGTTTTATGTTTTAGCTAATTAATTCTATTGGGAGGTTTATTTtcccattttacattttattttttatagatTATGATGTGACTTGAGAAATTGATATGATGAATTGTTGGATCCCTAATGAAACTGTGAAAAGTTTGTATTGCGCCATTTTTCGGGGTGTTTCTTATCATTTGTGCATTTGATGACGATGCTTGTTTATGAAAGCTTTTCAACTTTTCATTCCATCATATATTGATATTTACATTCTTTATATTTCATGTACTGTGTTGGCATCTGTTTTTAATGACCCTGATTTCCTTTTTGTATCTCCATTTTGTTTTAACTAAGTTGTGAATGCTTTGCATTGAACAGACGCTTGAAATGCTAGAGAAAAAGGAGAAAGTACTTGTTAAGAAGGCTGCTGCAGAAGTTGAAAAGGCCAGGGAATTCACCCGAGCAAGGAATAAAAGAGGTATGGTTGTGCTGTCCACTTGCAACTCTTTAGCGAATTCAGTTTTTAACTTGGATTATGTCATTGTGGAATTTCGCTGGGTGGGAAATCAAAAGTGTTGTTTGCCATTAAGCTTACCCTTGACAATGCCTGTGTAAAAAGTAGGATATGATGGCTACCCAATACTGCATTCATTTTGTATCTTTTGAACTTGTTAGAGTCTTCTTATTAAAGGACAAGGAACCTATTACTGTGAAGATGGAAAGCAGTCTCCTTGGCATTATTCTGATTTTGAAAACCTTCTTTATAGTGCCCTTTACATGTTTGGTTATCTAGTAGAATATGTGTGTTAGATACATTAAGTAAAGTAAATGCAGGCTGGATACATTTTATTCCTGTTTTCTTTCATAACAGATATATCACTCTTGGAGTTCCACCTAAGGTGTTTTGATTTCATATCTTGATTGTCTCGTAAGCAGAGTATTTTCACAACAATCATTaactgctctctctctctctctctgagacTAAAGGTGTGGGGGGAAAAATCCCTTTTTAAAATCCATCTTGATGGGTTCATGTTTGATGATGGTTATCTGGATGTTATAAATTCCATTTATActgggataataataataataaaaaaaaagcccATGGAAATGGTTTTCTTACGGTGGCAATGGGTACTTTGACTCTTCATTCTGCCTCAGATTACATTTGTTGGATAATGATACTTGGACATGAGAAAGACACTTTAACTCTTTAAATTAGTGAGAAAAATCTATTAAAGTTTTTTAACATAGCCAAATTCAACCCCACATCCATTATTTGATATCATACCACAGTTCAAGTAACATAGATGATAACTTTTTTATGCGGGTAAATATGGCAAGTCAAAATCTGTGAAGATGTGAAGTGCTATTATAAAATTTAGGTTGTTTACTGGTTGAGTTCCGATTGATACAATTGTCATGCAGCGGCTATTCAATGTTTGAAGAGGAAGAGGCTATATGAACAACAAATAGAACAGCTTGGAAATTTCCAACTTCGCATTCATGATCAGGTGAGGTTATGCATAAAATTGCTATTGGTTTCAAACTGTCATAATCAATTCATTTATAGTTTTGctaaattgatgaaaattaaactCATGGCCCATGGATATCAATGTTGTAGATGATAATGTTAGAAGGTGCAAAAGCCACTACAGAAACTGTAGATGCATTGAGAACTGGAGCAGCTGCAATGAAGGCAATGCAGAAGGCAACGTATGTAGCAATTTATTTAATTCAGCATCTCATTAGAATCTTCACTTtgtttcccaaaaaaaaaaaatcgcttTCTAGATTTACATCTCATGTTAGTTGTAGTATCTTCATTTTCCTTGTTTTCTGTGCTTAAGAGGGCTCGTTTAATCTGGCAATATGAAATATTTGGATGTCACGTCTCACTCATGTTGCCGTCTGAATGATTGTTGGCATGGAAACATCTATAACTGCTCATTTTACTTCATCTCATTAGAGGAATGGATCTGTGAGATATATTTGAAACATGAACTCTGGCTTTTGTCGAAGTTGTAGTAGCAGTATGATAAGTAATGTCAAAATGGTTTATCTTTTTGCAGAAATATTGATGATGTGGACATGACCATGGATGAGATCAATGAACAGACAGAGAATATGAAACAAATTCAAGAGGCATTGTCCACTCCCATTGGTGCTGCAGCTGATTTTGATGAGGTCAGCGTTGTATTTAAACATGTTAAATTTCTTTAGAGTGGACCATTGTTGCAAGAAGATTCACTCCAATTTTTGCAGAATATATGTTTGGGGAAGCATTTAAATATCGTTTGACCTTTCAGGATGAATTGGAGGCAGAACTTGAAGAATTAGAAGGTGCTGAATTGGAGGAACAACTTCTTCAGCCTGCGACCACAGCTCCAGCTGCTACAGTGCAGGTTCCAGCAGGAAGGCAACCAGCCCGTCCTCTTCCTCAAAGGCACACGGCTGAGGAAGATGAACTTGCTGCCTTACAAGCTGAGATGGCACTTTGAGCAGGTTTTCATTTCTCTTTTTTGTTGGATTTTTGAATTTATCTCTTTTATATATTAATGCGTCTACCCCCAACCCcatccaattaaaaaaaaaaaaaaaaagatcggtGTGATGGATTTACTTATTGGTTCACATTCCTCAATGTTGTTTCTTGTAACTAAATCATAGTCCCTATGTTTAGAAACTATAATTTTGTAAGaattcaattaatttctttttagttaatttctatatttgaaatggaagaatttaatttttttaattaaaaaaaattgttttaaaatagaaatcatgcataattatttgacaatttaattgaattattttCTTATGAATGTTTTATTCCAAAGGAAGCCAATGTCATTGTGCTTGATTTATGTGcatctaaattttattttgttggtTGGATAATTGCAGGTATTGTTTACTAGAAAGCTGAAGAGCTTATTTAAAGATTGGTCATATTGTATTGTGGAGTTTATGCAACTCCTTTCACACATCTTGTGTGCATTGATGGTCTGAGCAGACAATGTATATAAAGATGGCGCAAACTAAAGAAACTGCCCTTATAAATGTGTATCTGTGTTTTTGAGCTTTGTCCTTTGTccagttctctctctctctcattgtgAACACTCGCGTTTTCCTTTTGTTTACGTTATTGCCGATTTGAACTTCCATCATGTTGCCTTGTTATCCGTAAGTTCTCTTTTAGGCAATATATAAGGCAAacaaatgtatgcaatattgtcttggtaaacaattttcatttacaaGGCAGAATATTAATAGCTGTTGGATTTGTGAACGATTGCGTGGTGTGGGATGGGATGGGATGGTGTTTTTAATTGTGGTGTTTGGAAACTGATATAAATATCTTCTGGTGTGATTCCTGGTGCATTTAGTTTGTATGAAAACGATTTCTTTATTCATTTAACCATGATTTTTTTTATCAGTTAAAGCCATGGTAGAAATCATAGaaccttgaaaaaaaaaaaaaaaggggggcaTCTCCTATGTCAATGTAAGACGCGGATGTTGAACTTCTGATCCTTGTGCAATTCTATTTCAATTTCTTCAAAAAAAGGAAAATCAATTTTAGTCAATTAAATCGATCCTAGTGTATGATATTGCCCTTTCACTTGATGACGTGATATCGCAGTCATTATCGCGAAAGGGAAATAATGGCCAAAGAGgttttgttaaaaaaataaaaaaaagcagCTCTTTGgtagttattttattttgattttctaTGGTTGTTATTTTATCGTGAACTTAACAGTATTAAATGATAAATTCATTGTTGTTTCTTGAAGTATTTGACTACTTGTTTTTAACTTTGATTAAATAGTATTTAACTATAGCAGGATATCACAACTAAGGAGTGCTATTAGGATAGCAGTTAAAACTTTTTAACTACATTCAACAAAGCAAATCATTCATATTTAATTATGATAAGATTTTATCAGTGATTAGCATCAGTATGAACGtaaaattgtgaaaattcaagatTGTTAAACAGATGCTCAAGGATACTCGGGTAGGAAAACCCTTTTTCAAATAGCTTTAGTTGTGCGGTTGAATGGATTTCTTTTGTGGTATTTTGGACTTTGGAGGAACATAAACAACACGagaatttttgtttttttttttttttttttttttgggggggggggggggggggggtgggataGGGAACTTGGCGTAGCCATAGAAGTAGATAAAGCTATCAAGGGCAAAATAATGCTCAAGAGGGTCCCCTGGAACAACGCCATAAGCCAAATCAGCGAGCGGTGCGGCTTATGTTAGGTGCATATTATATTATCAAACTCAGTAAGTGGCTTTACTCAAAGTAGGAGTAATGGAGTCGATATTTGGTTTCCACACAACTTGTGAAACTGTATTTCTGACAAGGAATATGCCAAATTGTATCGCCTAAGGATTGCCTTCCAGTATCTGATCACCAACTGAGCCAAGTGGAACTTGTAAAGGCTCCAGATAGTCAAAATCATCTGTTATTCCTATCTGCAGATGGATTTGAAAAGCAAGATTTAAGTGCAAGAGCAAAATTGTAAAACCTGTGAGCGAGGGAAGTCACATGCTTAATGTAATTAAGTCTGTATGCACATGCCCATGCACCTGTTTTAAAAGAGAGACAGGACACAGGAGTGTCTTCAATCCAGTCTAACAAAGGAGTGAGTACTAATAGATGTTCGGATTTTAATAAGGAAATAGCACATGCACATACGGATATGCTTATAACCTAACATACAGAATCTATTGATCCATTTATAGTCTTATAGAGCCAAAGTCGAAGGTAGCTACTGAATTAGGCAATGAGTTCCTATATCAGCTTGAATACACAAGCCCCCATAATTTGCAGCGAAACTTACTTTGAGTGCAGAACTGTGAAGAATATATGGATAGGTATTCAAGCTAACTATAAGCTAATACAACTCGTATGATGAGATGGCGTGAATAGAAGTCATGGATTGGAGCAGGGATCAATTCGTGCTTCACATTTTACTACTATGGGCAATATGGAAGATATAAGAAATTCACAGCCATACCTCCTTGTACATGCTTTCAAGCTGCTCTTTAGCCTGAGGGAAGTTGTTTGAACACCATTGTCGCAATGTAAAGATGTTGTCTGTGGTGTTTTTGCCATATTAAACAAGGTTTATAAAAATCCAGTAGAGAAAATTCTATGGAAACAAACCAAAGAAAAATGGTAGAAAACAGAAACAAATAATGCATAAAAAAGCAAAACCTGTCCATCTGTTTGCTGCTGCATGGGCGATTCCAATAGCTTTCTCTGCAACAGTTATTGATGCCTCATGCTTAGTGAATTTTATCTAGGATTATTAATGCCCTTTAGTCTTCTCAGAATGAAAAGGTATTTTAACAGGAAATACAATAGTCTAAGCTTCACAATCAAGATAAAAAAATCTCTTAACTCATTGCTTCAAAGGCAGCAGGATCATTATCTGCATATTGACCCATCTCCTCCTGATAAGTTAGAACCGTTAGAAACTTGAATAACTTGTTCATAATGCTCGATACATAACAACGGATCAGGATTTACCTTCAGCTCATTATGCTTTAGTTCAATGGCTTTTAGCTCAGCCAATGCATCCTCCCGTTCTTCCTAATAAAAGCTTATGGTAAGATATAAATAGCCTTACTACTCATCCTAACAAATATAGCAAAATCACAGTATACTTACAGATTCCTCACGTCCCTTCTTTAATGCACCACACTGATCAACAAGTTCTGCATGCCGCTTCCTTCCGCTTTGCAGATCGGATTCAAGTTTGTGATAAACATTCCTCGACTGAAACAAATGATTTAGACCAAAGACTAAATGTCATGAAATTCCAAAAAAAGAGCACATTATCAAAAAAAGCTTACCTGATTTCCAGCACAACTAGGAAGACTCCAGAAGTATacctgaaattttaaaattatcagCGCTCTTAGGTTGTCTAGAAAACACTATATGGGAATGCGACAGTTGTTTGCTAACTTCACACATGCAACCACAACTATTTCACTCACTGCATCGCAACTTCAAGAGCACAGATGGAAATCAAATTTTACCGCCCACCAGGAAATGTTTACTCACAGAAGTTCCTATTTTGTCTTTTGAAACAAGATCATCATCAACTAAACTCTGGACAACATCTTTCACAGACTGGCTAATTACACCTTTCTTGGGACCCAACTTCTCAAGCTCCTTGAGctgaaattatttacaaactatgCAAGTTAAACACTTTCCAAATTTAGAACtacaaaaaatgaaaagaagtacCATGATAACATCCTAACATAATGTAAGGAATAGAAAAGCTTAACATGAAGGTTCATACTAAGGAAGGTGTAAAGATGAAAACTTTCTAATCCTTTGTGGTTTAAATGACAGTGATGTCTTATTGGAACAATGTAATCTAAGCCATCAAGAATTAACCCATAAGAAGTAACTCTACACAATATTAAAGAAACTTTAGTATATCATAGAATCTTTTTTCTCCCTCCAAACCAGTATTCACTTTTGATCAGGTACAGGTCAGCTGCATTTTACCAGTAAAATGTGCACAAGTTCCTAAAGACTATTGTCAACAATATTTAATCAAGTTATCATAGATGGGTGATAACTAACAGAAAACTATCTTACCATTTGCAAACAGCAGGGAGGATATACTATGATCTAGCTCAGAGCAGTGTGATCAAATAGCGTTCGTGTTTCATTCTTTGCCTTGTATGGCAAACCAGTAAATTGGGTGAAAATAGTGTTATGGTGCATGTGAAAGCCATTTCATCCCAGaaataatgaaattttataattttaggcTCCTGTCAATGTTGATAAAACAAGGTATGCATCCTACAAATATTCCTTTATGAGGTGGTTAACTTATACCGTGTTTAGCATATATCACAAACAAATGATAAGGTTTCCCTTATTTTAATACCACATACACCATGCTAGGCTCATGAACTTCTGTGCCTTATTTTAATCCCATACACTATGCTTTGCCCATGAACTTCTGTGTTTGTGATGCGAGACATGATTTTTTATTTCAAGCATGAATTTGACGACATGGTGGTGGTAATAATGGCTCTTTTCCTTTTATGATGATGGTGGTGTTAATAGTGGCTCTATTGATTTGGATGAAGGAAATTTTGCACATCGTATATTCCTCCAGGAAAACAAACTCATTTTTCTTGTATAGTGAGTAAACAAGCATGAACAAAAGAATACTATGACGAATAAATGCAGTTTCCTAAGAAGACTTAAAAAATACAGCatactcacaaggaagaagttctGTGACTCGTAAAATATCTGAAGAATCTTCTCACGTTTCTCCTCCAGTGAAAGACCCCGCTTCTTAGACTGCATGACAATTGAATTAAGCAAGAGATAGATTTCACATAAACTATACAGAAACAACATAATGGAATAACAGTTATCCAAAAAGAACTAACAAGAAATCCAGAAATAAATATCTTTACACAATAACGTAAAGGGCAATGCTATGGTGTTTGTAGATAATTAATTAGTCCAGCCACAATCACTCAATGCCAAATAAAAGTGTAACTAATAACTAATTCCATTTTTACCTGTTGTTTTCATAGTCCATTTTATATTCAATTTGTACTGTAGAAAAAGAAATATGACTTCTCAAATTATAGGAGTAAGGAGCGCCCATCATCAGGGAACGCATGCTCATACTCAATTTGAACCAATAATTGCCCATTTATTACAGCTAAGCCCACATTTGAAAGTTCAAACAAGATTAACAACTCATTAGACAAGACATTTTTTGAAGCAACTTCAGTTTGTGACCAAAAGGGTACAAAAACTGCACAACTACACTCAATAAAGAATCCACTATACTGCTTGGTTGCTAATAAATGGAGAGAAAAGAACAGAAAAATAAATTTCTTTCATCGTTTGTATGATCTGTCAAACCAAGTGGTAAATCGTATTAAGTTCAACTGGAAGGAGATTCTTAAGAAAATCataaaattgaaataataatcTCCTTCTGTAAGCTTTTCCAGTGGTTTCCCGGAAACCAAACAGGACATCAATGTAGAGAGATCAAAAATAAGCAAAcgagagaaagagaatccatgttAAGGCTCATAAATCACAACTTAGAGATCGTAAAACAACGGTAATAAGAATCTAAACAGGAATTTTCAGGGATACCATTAGAAATACacaaaaaaaaaaccctaaaatTTCACATTGCATTGAAGAAAAGGCAACTAATTCAATAATATATGTTAATCGAAGAACAAAGCAAGTGCTATCATTATTTGATATGCAGAGAAGGAATCTTGAAATAGTAAGGAAAGAGGAGTTTTGACTACCATCGAGCACCACAATTATCCCTCTGTGCAGCTAGTGAAGAAGAAGGGAGTTGAAAATTGCACAGAAGGCCTCAAGGTATGATAAAAGCATGTTGATATTGGGCGGGAAAATTTTACCCCGTGCGAAATTACTCTATGGACCTTTGCCATGTGCATCATAATTCATTAATTCAAGGGGCTTCAAGCCTAGAGAATTCCTAAGGCCATGACAGCTGGGGCCTTAAAGTCCAACCTAGGGAAGCCCATGGCCATAACACATAGAGCCTAATAAAACCTATCCCAGCCCACATGTGAAGACCCATTAGAGGAATCCTAGCTGCGATGAGTTGTGGGTTTGAAACCAGAGATCCGAAAAAGGATGGTTAAAGCCCCTCTCACCTGACATCCATCACCGAGAGGGAGACGAATCTAAAGCACATTGCTAGAGCCTCCATTGTGGCTTCTCATTCTCTTTTAGCTAGAGGGGGAGGCAACGATCAGAGGACAGGTTGCCAGCAATTAATCCTTTGGGATCTCTCTTCCTCAGTATCGGCGATTGAAGCTCCATAACCCAGCAGTTCAAAGACACCCTCACCATCTACAACCCATGGCCAAGCAAAGCCTCAGTAACAGAAAATATTTAGCACTATATCTTTCATGTAAGCGCCCTTTCACTAAGACCCAAATTTGTAAGACAAAAACCAAGGCCAAAAACATTGTTTACAACTCATTCTCCCATAGACGAAATGGTGAAATCCACATATTTCTGGTAGCTAGAAGTCCCCCCACCGTACTGATGCAGCTGGCAAGGGAAGAGGAGACCGGAGCTCCTAAGGAAGAAATCAAACATAGAGTTTCTTTCTCTAGCAAAACTAAGCCTATGTTTTTAAGGAGACAGCTTAACTTATTTAGGGTATTGGGAAAATTTTTATAaactatatattatttattttcactAATATTCTCTTCATTAATAGTAATTTATCTATGTTGATTATTCAacccatacatatatatatatatatatatatatatatatatatataaactacaCTTTATAATTTACAGGAATTTTTGTCCACTCGAGGAATAAAATCACAACGTTTGTGCAATTGGCTAGCAGATCGATGCTAATGATATTAGAAAATTATATTAGATAAATTTTCTATTTAACCCAATTGGCTAATAAAATTGAGCTAACTAGAGAGATATTTTTTTCTCTCAACTTTCTCTGTAACCCAATTGGCTAATAAAGTTGAGCTAAGTAGAGGGAGATTTTTTTCTCTCAACCTTGTCTGAGTTTTCTCCCTTGGTCCGAGTCGAAGTCTGCCTCTTGTAGGTTTCCCCTGCCCCTTCCGAGCAGGGGAAACTCTTCCCTAGCCCAGGAGAGTGTATTTCTTCCCTCTCCGCCCCTAGCTGAggtgtaaatatttcttttgagatTTGGGTCTCACAAATCTAGAGCTGCTGAGTGAGGGAGGCTTTTTTGTTGTATCTGTGTGAGGTTAGTTTGTGCTTATGTGTAGAATGGACTATGGGGACCGATGGTGAAGAAGGGTAACTCAAGGAACTTAACGCCGGCCTTTGGTTGCCGACTTCTCCTAAGGCTATACAAGATTGAAAAGCCAGAGTTCTGTTTTCTTCTCTCCCCGAGTTCACTTGCGTAGATTCCTGCTCTTCGTAACCACCAGGGCGTACCAATTATTAGCTCGTAAAGGTGACTTCTTTTGAGCCACGCATGGCTTGTGGAGTTACCTATCTTCTTATTGGTGGTTGCCGATGGCTCTCGGCCTGGGTCAGGGATGATGAGAACAGCGTTCTTGCTAGTTGTCGACGACACTGCATTTCGCCTTCTGGTTCTAGCTCTAGGGTTCTGCATTGTCATTGGGCCTAGCTTCTTTGGAGCTTAGCTAATTTGCTTGAGCTAGACGCTTTAGGCTTTTGGGCCATGAGCTTGTAATTTGTAATTCTGGGATCTTTCTTTGGTGGCCATGCGTCTTGTTCCAGTTCTCAATCTTAAtgtgattcaagctttgaaaaaaaaaaaattggctagtaaaatgaaatttttgtaatataataaaaaaatttccaatttaagttatttaattttttttttgttttgtgtTAAGAATAAATATTTTTTGAGATTAGAGTCATGATTTATGGtattcatttataaattattttttttcaacatAAAATGAGTCTATGGACAAATTAATCATGTACCTAAAAAAAAGGGTAATTATATTGAATATAAGATTTGAGTAAATTTCTCTCCTTGAATTAGTTTTTAGAATTGAATTAGactagttttattttttttatatggtaTCAGAGTCTAGCCTGTTTTGATGTTGAGTCATTAACTACTGTGTTTGTCTATAGATTTCAGTTGCGTGATGAAAATGTATTATCTCATATTAATTTGGGATACGATAATTGTGCTGAATATAAGATTTGAATAAATTTACTCTACTTGAGTTAGCTTTTGAAGTTGATATTTTTTACTTTGTAACTGCTATAAGATACATTAATTACCCATTTAACGTGTTGAAACTCAAGCGCAGATATCTCAAGGACTTGAGTTTTATGAGGGAAGGTCTAATCTACGAGAAATTATTAGGTACACCCGGTGCACATGCAGCATCTCTCACAATCACATGGGACCCATTCTCTATATTATAGGAATGACTCACTTTTTTGTGAGAGAGAGCACTATTTTTTAGTGCTCTCGATGTAACTAATAATTAGCCCTAATCTACCTGCTTAAGCTACCAAATCCATGCCTGTCACCAAATGCATCAAAACAAGATGGATCAGATAAATGAAATGATTAGCCATGGCAAAATCTCCGGTGCTGTAACAGTTATGGAAACCATCATAATAATTATTAggtaaatgaaaaaaatataggaaagaaTCAACTTCTGGATAAAAAGAAGGTTCAAAGATTCAATTCCCAAACAAATCATTAATGTTCTAGAAGAACAGAAGACAATCCAAGTATTAgagttatttttttttcaaacagAGGCATACTAAACAGCCCTGATGGTTCACGGACAGTGAATGTTACATCCTTCACATATGGAAGTTGTATTTttgttacaaatttaattttagaatCTATTTGAAAAAAGCGTTCAaccacataattttttttttaatttttattatgcagTTGGTAATTGTTGATCTCATAAAGATGAGAAGGCAATTGTATGTGAAGAATTGAATCAACTGGCTTAGATTTTATGAATATAAAGTAAGTACGTCATTCATAAGTTGAGTTTTGAGTTAAAAGCATGCCTTCATAATTTTTGAAGAATGGTTGATCGAGGATGAACACGGATCTGATTTCCTTTGCATATTCATGAGACCTTTTTTAAAGATTattgttatgaataatttttctgAAAGCATAGCGTCAGTTGGTTATGGATTGAAACCATTCAAGAAAATGTCACCAAATGTATCACTGATTAGCCATGTTATGCAGGTAATTGAACAATGTGACTGTAGGGACTTCTATACCAACTGTATAAAGAGTGACCATGCATTATAagaattatttctttttttttaaaaaagggtCATCCTTGAGATTTAGACAAAAAATTATCAGGAACGGAGCATCTAACTGGAAATGAGTATGGTTATCCTTTAATGTACACCAAGTCAATGATATAGTGATGACTATTAAAGATCAGTTTGTAAGAAAAAACAAAGAGAATCAAGAAAGGTTACTGTGAGAAG belongs to Hevea brasiliensis isolate MT/VB/25A 57/8 chromosome 4, ASM3005281v1, whole genome shotgun sequence and includes:
- the LOC110633132 gene encoding meiotic nuclear division protein 1 homolog isoform X1 produces the protein MQSKKRGLSLEEKREKILQIFYESQNFFLLKELEKLGPKKGVISQSVKDVVQSLVDDDLVSKDKIGTSVYFWSLPSCAGNQSRNVYHKLESDLQSGRKRHAELVDQCGALKKGREESEEREDALAELKAIELKHNELKEEMGQYADNDPAAFEAMKKAIGIAHAAANRWTDNIFTLRQWCSNNFPQAKEQLESMYKEIGITDDFDYLEPLQVPLGSVGDQILEGNP
- the LOC110633132 gene encoding meiotic nuclear division protein 1 homolog isoform X2 encodes the protein MSKKRGLSLEEKREKILQIFYESQNFFLLKELEKLGPKKGVISQSVKDVVQSLVDDDLVSKDKIGTSVYFWSLPSCAGNQSRNVYHKLESDLQSGRKRHAELVDQCGALKKGREESEEREDALAELKAIELKHNELKEEMGQYADNDPAAFEAMKKAIGIAHAAANRWTDNIFTLRQWCSNNFPQAKEQLESMYKEIGITDDFDYLEPLQVPLGSVGDQILEGNP
- the LOC110633137 gene encoding vacuolar protein sorting-associated protein 32 homolog 2, translated to MFNRLFGKPKQETNALTTLDKLNETLEMLEKKEKVLVKKAAAEVEKAREFTRARNKRAAIQCLKRKRLYEQQIEQLGNFQLRIHDQMIMLEGAKATTETVDALRTGAAAMKAMQKATNIDDVDMTMDEINEQTENMKQIQEALSTPIGAAADFDEDELEAELEELEGAELEEQLLQPATTAPAATVQVPAGRQPARPLPQRHTAEEDELAALQAEMAL